A stretch of Astyanax mexicanus isolate ESR-SI-001 chromosome 21, AstMex3_surface, whole genome shotgun sequence DNA encodes these proteins:
- the LOC103026955 gene encoding NACHT, LRR and PYD domains-containing protein 3 encodes MEAVPELLLETLDDLLEEDLHKFYWYLTKENVLNGFLHIPKSQLENASRWETVDKMVLKYQKHGAVDLTLKILSKINQNQLALDLRTKLDAKGYFSFSSTTAQLSDGGSANANSLSKDEVDHAMQESLKTSFKLKFAKLYEGTTLEGDHVLLNDVFTELYVIKGCTGGVYNEHEVRQVEAFYPRIDETPIQFSEIFKVQSGEDKNATKVLTIGIAGVGKTVSVHKFILDWAEEKSNQDIDFILFLPFRELNLLKDDQYTLRELILYFHRELKEGFKESEMFSNKCRVAFIFDGLDESRIPLNFNEKKMSSLSERTTINKLITNLIKGELLPSALIWITSRPAAANQIPRRYFDHMTEIRGFTEQQKEAYFRKRISDQDKASKIYSHIKSSRSLHILCHIPVFCWIAASVLLQILRDSKEMEHAPTTLTEMYTRFLLFQTTQMTEKYKEMMDQRSTNKPPTQGKNKEAPVDILKLAQLAFLQLQKGQLIFYENDLKDCDIDVDQALVYSGVCTQIFRKDETVFTFVHLSFQEFLAALYVFLTFSPEWNPFLQSFWEKIKWKAWHSLCDLHKTAVNKALQSENGHLDLFLRFLLGLSLQSNQRLLKSLQPQRLIREENLAKTSDYIKKKINESKSSERCINLFHCLSELKDNSLMATVQNYLRSGDRSNQALSSAEWSALVFVLLMSEETQETFELKKYRGSDEGLRRLLAVVKQTKQALLDHCNLGVESCELLTTVLSSDSSPLRELDMSNNNLQDSGVMPLLDGLKSHYCKLEILSLCCCSLTMECCETLASAVSSDSSVLKELDLSYNELKNRGVQLLSEGLKKPHCKLAILRLSLCMITDKGFSYLASALISNPSHLKELDLRYNYPGESGKELLSARQEDSQCSLKRLRMDHGGKFRTKPGPRKYACELTLDPNTVHKNISLSEDCRKACRVKESRLHPEHPERFEGHPHAQVLCRESLTGRCYWEAEWEEWCEISVAYKGIGRKEKNPDACGFGSNAMSWSLNCSKYGYSASHNNKSTEIRIPTSQRVGVYLDWPGGSLSFYSIHEHHKLKEIHTFRSRFTEPLFAGFGVYNINVAGAYVSSVSICQIDESEASS; translated from the exons atggaGGCTGTTCCAGAGCTGCTTCTGGAGACTTTGGACGATCTCCTTGAGGAAGACCTGCACAAGTTTTATTGGTACCTGACCAAAGAAAATGTGCTCAACGGTTTCCTTCACATTCCTAAGAGCCAACTGGAAAATGCTAGCAGATGGGAAACAGTGGATAAGATGGTGTTGAAGTATCAGAAACATGGAGCTGTGGACCTAACACTAAAAATCCTGTCAAAGATAAACCAGAACCAACTGGCTTTGGACCTGAGGACTAAGCTAGACG CTAAAGGATATTTCAGTTTTAGCAGCACCACAGCTCAGCTATCAGATGGAGGTTCTGCAAATGCTAATTCTCTCAGTAAAG ATGAAGTGGATCATGCCATGCAAGAAAGCCTGAAAACTAGTTTTAAGCTCAAATTTGCAAAGTTGTATGAAGGGACAACGCTGGAAGGTGATCATGTCCTCTTGAATGACGTCTTCACAGAACTTTATGTGATTAAGGGATGTACAGGAGGGGTGTACAATGAGCATGAAGTCAGACAAGTGGAAGCCTTTTATCCCAGAATCGATGAAACTCCAATTCAGTTCAGTGAAATTTTCAAAGTCCAATCTGGTGAAGATAAAAATGCCACAAAGGTTCTGACTATTGGAATTGCAGGAGTTGGGAAAACTGTCTCTGTACACAAGTTCATCCTTGACTGGGCTGAGGAAAAATCCAACCAAGACattgattttattttgtttcttcccTTTCGAGAACTGAACCTACTTAAAGATGACCAATACACCTTGAGGGAACTTATTCTTTACTTTCACCGTGAACTTAAAGAAGGCTTTAAGGAGTCTGAAATGTTTAGCAATAAATGCAGAGTGGCTTTCATATTTGATGGTCTAgatgaaagcagaattccacTCAATTTCAATGAGAAAAAAATGTCCAGTCTCTCAGAGAGGACTACCATTAATAAGTTGATAACCAATCTCATCAAAGGAGAGCTGCTTCCTTCAGCTCTGATCTGGAtaacctctcgaccagcagcagcaaACCAGATCCCTCGCCGGTACTTTGACCATATGACAGAAATACGTGGCTTTACAGAGCAGCAGAAAGAAGCTTATTTCAGGAAAAGGATCAGTGATCAGGATAAGGCCAGCAAAATCTACTCGCACATTAAGTCATCCAGAAGCCTTCACATTCTATGCCACataccagtcttctgctggattgcAGCATCTGTTCTTCTTCAAATACTGAGGGATAGTAAAGAGATGGAGCATGCACCGACAACTCTGACAGAAATGTACACGCGTTTCCTGCTATTCCAGACAACACAGATGACAGAGAAATACAAAGAAATGATGGACCAAAGAAGTACAAATAAACCACCAACGCAGGGAAAAAACAAAGAAGCCCCAGTGGACATTCTGAAGCTTGCACAGTTAGCTTTTCTTCAGCTGCAAAAAGGACAACTCATATTCTACGAGAACGATCTAAAGGATTGTGACATTGATGTTGATCAAGCTTTGGTGTACTCAGGGGTTTGCACGCAGATCTTCAGAAAGGATGAAACAGTTTTCACTTTCGTGCATTTGAGCTTTCAGGAATTCCTTGCTGCTTTGTATGTGTTCCTTACATTTAGTCCTGAATGGAACCCATTTCTTCAGTCCTTTTGGGAGAAAATTAAATGGAAGGCATGGCACAGCCTCTGTGATCTCCACAAAACTGCAGTGAATAAGGCTTTGCAAAGTGAGAATGGACACCTGGATCTCTTTCTTCGGTTCCTTCTTGGCCTCTCACTGCAGTCCAATCAGAGGCTTCTGAAGAGCCTACAACCACAGAGGCTGATAAGAGAAGAGAACCTGGCAAAAACAAGCGACTACATCAAGAAGAAAATCAACGAATCAAAGTCCTCAGAAAGATGCATCAATCTCTTCCACTGTCTGAGTGAACTCAAGGATAACTCCCTAATGGCAACAGTACAGAACTACTTGAGATCTGGAGATCGTTCCAATCAGGCACTTTCATCGGCAGAATGGTCAGCTTTGGTCTTTGTGTTGCTGATGTCTGAGGAAACTCAAGAGACATTTGAGCTGAAGAAATACAGAGGATCTGACGAAGGTCTCAGGAGGCTACTGGCTGTggtgaaacaaacaaaacaagcttt GTTGGATCACTGTAATTTAGGCGTGGAAAGCTGTGAACTGCTGACAACAGTTCTTAGCTCTGATTCTTCACCTTTGAGAGAACTGGACATGAGTAACAATAACCTCCAGGATTCAGGAGTTATGCCACTTTTGGATGGACTAAAGAGTCATtactgtaaactggagattctCAG TCTGTGCTGCTGTAGTCTCACCATGGAGTGCTGCGAAACTTTAGCATCAGCTGTGAGTTCAGATTCTTCAGTTCTGAAGGAGCTGGATCTAAGTTACAATGAGCTGAAGAATAGAGGAGTGCAGCTACTTTCTGAGGGGCTAAAGAAACCACACTGTAAACTAGCAATACTGAG ATTATCCCTGTGCATGATCACAGACAAAGGCTTTTCCTATCTGGCTTCAGCACTGATTTCAAACCCCTCTCACTTGAAAGAGCTGGATTTGAGATATAATTACCCAGGAGAATCTGGAAAGGAACTGCTTTCTGCTAGACAAGAGGATTCACAATGCAGCCTAAAAAGGCTCAG AATGGACCATGGAGGAAAGTTCAGAACCAAACCAGGTCcaagaaaat ATGCCTGTGAGCTCACACTGGACCCAAACACAGTACACAAGAACATCTCCCTTTCTGAGGACTGCAGAAAAGCATGCCGTGTAAAGGAAAGTCGGCTACATCCAGAGCACCCAGAGCGATTTGAAGGCCACCCTCATGCTCAGGTTCTGTGCAGGGAGAGTCTGACTGGACGATGTTACTGGGAGGCAGAGTGGGAAGAGTGGTGTGAAATTTCCGTAGCATATAAAGGAAttggaagaaaagagaaaaatcctGATGCATGTGGATTTGGAAGCAATGCAATGTCCTGGAGCTTGAACTGCTCCAAATATGGTTACTCTGCAAGTCACAACAATAAGAGCACTGAAATACGCATTCCAACTTCCCAGAGAGTGGGAGTGTACCTGGATTGGCCAGGTGGCTCTTTGTCCTTCTACAGCATCCATGAACATCACAAGCTGAAAGAAATACACACTTTTCGCTCCAGGTTTACTGAGCCTCTCTTTGCAGGCTTTGGGGTTTATAATATTAATGTTGCTGGTGCTTATGTCTCCTCTGTGTCTATTTGTCAGATAGATGAGTCAGAAGCATCTTCATGA